In Poecile atricapillus isolate bPoeAtr1 chromosome 12, bPoeAtr1.hap1, whole genome shotgun sequence, one DNA window encodes the following:
- the LOC131583486 gene encoding ubiquitin carboxyl-terminal hydrolase 12-like isoform X1 — MEALVTVRRLAAVCTMGANASALEKEIGPEQFPVNEHYFGLVNFGNTCYCNSVLQALYFCRPFREKVLAYKVQPRKKESLLTCLSDLFNSIATQKKKVGVIPPKKFISRLRKENELFDNYMQQDAHEFLNYLLNTIADLLQEEKKQEKQNGKLQNGSIESEEGDKPDLTWVHEIFQGTLTNETRCLNCEAVSSKDEDFLDLSVDVEQNTSITHCLRGFSNTETLCSEYKYYCEQCRSKQEAQKRMRVKKLPMILALHLKRFKYMDQLHRYTKLSYRVVFPLELRLFNTSGDATNPDRMYDLVAVVVHCGSGPNRGHYITIVKSHGFWLLFDDDIVEKIDAQAIEEFYGLTSDISKNSESGYILFYQSRD; from the exons ATGGAGGCGCTGGTGACGGTGCGGAGACTCGCCGCCGTCTGTACCATG GGCGCCAATGCCTCTGCTTTGGAGAAAGAGATTGGTCCTGAGCAGTTCCCTGTGAATGAGCATTATTTTGGCTTGGTCAAT TTCGGCAATACCTGCTACTGCAACTCGGTCTTACAGGCACTTTATTTTTGTCGGCCATTTCGGGAAAAAGTTTTGGCATACAAGGTGCAACCTCGAAAGAAGGAAAGCCTCCTGACCTGCCTCTCTGATCTCTTCAACAGTATTGCCACGCAAAAGAAGAAGGTGGGAGTCATCCCACCCAAGAAATTTATTTCCCGcttgaggaaagaaaatg AATTATTTGATAATTACATGCAGCAGGATGCACACGAATTCCTAAACTACCTACTGAACACTATTGCTGACTTACTGCAAGaggagaagaagcaggagaAGCAGAATGGGAAGCTCCAGAATGGCAGCATTGAGAGTGAAGAAGGAGACAAGCCCGATCTGACGTGGGTCCATGAAATCTTCCAAGGAACACTAACCAATGAAACCAGATGTCTTAACTGTGAGGCT gttagTAGCAAAGATGAGGACTTTCTGGACCTTTCGGTTGATGTGGAACAAAATACATCAATTACACATTGTCTAAg GGGATTTAGTAACACTGAAACTCTATGCAGTGAATACAAATACTATTGTGAGCAGTGCCGCAGCAAACAGGAGGCACAGAAGAG AATGAGGGTAAAAAAGCTGCCCATGATCCTGGCTCTGCACTTGAAGAGGTTCAAGTACATGGACCAGCTGCACCGCTACACCAAGCTCTCCTACAGGGTGGTGTTCCCCCTGGAGCTGCGGCTCTTCAACACCTCGGGGGATGCCACCAACCCCGACAGGATGTACGACCTGGTGGCCGTGGTGGTTCACTGTGGCAG TGGCCCAAACCGTGGGCATTACATCACCATCGTCAAGAGCCACGGCTTCTGGCTGCTGTTTGATGATGACATTGTAGAG aaaattgacGCCCAGGCCATTGAAGAATTCTATGGGTTAACATCAGACATTTCCAAAAACTCTGAATCTGGATACATCCTCTTCTACCAGTCCAGGGACTGA
- the LOC131583486 gene encoding ubiquitin carboxyl-terminal hydrolase 12-like isoform X2, with protein MSIILAWSIIATQKKKVGVIPPKKFISRLRKENELFDNYMQQDAHEFLNYLLNTIADLLQEEKKQEKQNGKLQNGSIESEEGDKPDLTWVHEIFQGTLTNETRCLNCEAVSSKDEDFLDLSVDVEQNTSITHCLRGFSNTETLCSEYKYYCEQCRSKQEAQKRMRVKKLPMILALHLKRFKYMDQLHRYTKLSYRVVFPLELRLFNTSGDATNPDRMYDLVAVVVHCGSGPNRGHYITIVKSHGFWLLFDDDIVEKIDAQAIEEFYGLTSDISKNSESGYILFYQSRD; from the exons ATGAGCATTATTTTGGCTTGGTCAAT TATTGCCACGCAAAAGAAGAAGGTGGGAGTCATCCCACCCAAGAAATTTATTTCCCGcttgaggaaagaaaatg AATTATTTGATAATTACATGCAGCAGGATGCACACGAATTCCTAAACTACCTACTGAACACTATTGCTGACTTACTGCAAGaggagaagaagcaggagaAGCAGAATGGGAAGCTCCAGAATGGCAGCATTGAGAGTGAAGAAGGAGACAAGCCCGATCTGACGTGGGTCCATGAAATCTTCCAAGGAACACTAACCAATGAAACCAGATGTCTTAACTGTGAGGCT gttagTAGCAAAGATGAGGACTTTCTGGACCTTTCGGTTGATGTGGAACAAAATACATCAATTACACATTGTCTAAg GGGATTTAGTAACACTGAAACTCTATGCAGTGAATACAAATACTATTGTGAGCAGTGCCGCAGCAAACAGGAGGCACAGAAGAG AATGAGGGTAAAAAAGCTGCCCATGATCCTGGCTCTGCACTTGAAGAGGTTCAAGTACATGGACCAGCTGCACCGCTACACCAAGCTCTCCTACAGGGTGGTGTTCCCCCTGGAGCTGCGGCTCTTCAACACCTCGGGGGATGCCACCAACCCCGACAGGATGTACGACCTGGTGGCCGTGGTGGTTCACTGTGGCAG TGGCCCAAACCGTGGGCATTACATCACCATCGTCAAGAGCCACGGCTTCTGGCTGCTGTTTGATGATGACATTGTAGAG aaaattgacGCCCAGGCCATTGAAGAATTCTATGGGTTAACATCAGACATTTCCAAAAACTCTGAATCTGGATACATCCTCTTCTACCAGTCCAGGGACTGA
- the LOC131583488 gene encoding G-protein coupled receptor 12-like, whose product MLHGPAAMGEPWPPQQQQQQRLPGLGNASEPPAWPSAAAAGPGTAAPGGGAAAAGSVSPWDIALCATGTAVAGENALVLAVLFYTPSLRAPMFLLIGSLALADLLAGLGLVANFAVRYLLRPPSEAAELAAAGLLLAAFSASVCSLLAITVDRYLSLYNALTYHSERTLGFTCAMVLLMWLLCLGVGLLPLLGWNCLRDQSSCSILRPVTKDNAAVLAVTFLLLFALMMQLYLQICKIAFRHAQQIAVQHQFIATAQATSTRKGLSTLSLILGTFALCWIPFAIYSLVADSSYPAVYTYSLALPATCNSLINPIIYAFRNPDIQKSLWLACCGCIPSTFSSRPRTSSDV is encoded by the coding sequence ATGCTgcacggccccgccgccatGGGGGAGCCGTGGCcgccgcagcagcagcagcagcagcggctcCCGGGGCTCGGCAACGCCTCGGAGCCCCCCGCCTGGCcctcggcggcggcggccgggccgggcacgGCGGCTccgggcggcggggcggccgccGCGGGCTCCGTGAGCCCCTGGGACATCGCGCTGTGCGCCACGGGCACGGCGGTGGCGGGGGAGAACGCGCTGGTGCTGGCCGTGCTGTTCTACACGCCGAGCCTGCGGGCTCCCATGTTCCTGCTGATCGGCAGCCTGGCGCTGGCCGACCTGCtggccgggctggggctggtggccaACTTCGCCGTGCGCTACCTGCTGCGGCCGCCCAGCGAGGCGGCGGAgctggcggcggcggggctgctcctggccgCCTTCTCCGCCTCCGTCTGCAGCCTCCTGGCCATCACCGTGGACCGCTACCTGTCGCTGTACAACGCGCTCACCTACCACAGCGAGCGCACGCTGGGCTTCACCTGCGCCATGGTGCTGCTGATgtggctgctgtgcctgggcGTGGGGCTGCTGCCCCTCCTGGGCTGGAACTGCCTGCGGGaccagagctcctgcagcatcctgcGGCCCGTCACCAAGGACAACGCGGCCGTGCTGGCCGTcaccttcctgctcctcttcgCCCTCATGATGCAGCTCTACCTGCAGATCTGCAAGATCGCCTTCCGGCACGCCCAGCAGATCGCCGTGCAGCACCAGTTCATCGCCACGGCTCAGGCCACCTCCACCCGCAAAGGGCTCTCCACGCTGTCGCTCATCCTCGGCACCTTTGCCCTGTGCTGGATCCCGTTCGCCATCTATTCCCTGGTGGCCGATTCCAGCTACCCCGCCGTCTACACCTACTCGCTGGCGCTGCCCGCCACCTGCAACTCGCTCATCAACCCCATCATTTACGCCTTCAGAAACCCAGACATCCAGAAATCGCTCTGGCTGGCCTGCTGCGGGTGCATCCCTTCCACCTTCTCCTCCAGACCAAGGACATCCAGCGACGTGTGA